ATGTGATGGGACTTTTTTTACTTTTCTCTTGTTGTACAAATGGACACATTAGTAGAAAAAAAGAGACTGGCCTAATGCAAGCTTTTCGACATGCTCTTCATAATGCTTTATATTGTTGTAATGGTCTTCTATAACTGCAACTGTCAGGTTCATGACAATGCATATTTATGTCTCAAACAGGCTGCATCATTTTCTCTCTGTCGGCTTCGATGATAAAAAGTGGAACCGTATAACCCATGTAAACGGACAATCACTACTCAAATCAAAATAGTGCCGCACATGTTTGgatattttttcagtgaaaCTGAATTATTCTATCAGTGGTGTTTAATTAGATATGTAGACTCATCCAAAACAAAAGCATTAAGTAATATGTGCGTTATAGAATACACTGTGTGAGATGTGACAaatcgtcacatctttctgCCTGTTGCAGAGGTACTATGCTGGTTGCATGGACCTCTCGGAAGGAGGGTGGCACTGACTGCATTCACCATTGTGTACTGAATTGTTACAGAGTGTGAGCATCTGATCCGGCGAATGTTGGTGCTGGATCCTGCCAAACGCTTCACAATGGAACACATCAAGAACCACAGGTGGATGCAGCTGGATGGGGGGCAGCCCAAACAACCACCCCCGAGTCCCATCATCGGATACAACGCTAAGGTTGGCGAGTTCAATGAGCAGATTCTCCGTATCATGCAGAGTCTCGGCATTGATCAGAAGAAAACGATGGAGGTAGGAAGGAGTGATGGGGAGGTGtggttctgtgtgtgtgtgtttgttttgtggggTGTGTTTGTGGGATGTAAATTCTGTGATTGTCTGTAAGCTGAGTGACTGTAAGTTGAGATATTTTCGTAACAAAATCAACTATTTCTTCCTCAGCTACACGTAATATCACTCTTTACATCAACAAGTAGGAGGTAAAAACAGAACAACGTCCATTGATATCCagttaaagggagataactctatttAATACTACTAGAACAAGGTTGCACCAGAATTCTTGTAAATAGTGAGGGAGTTACATTTTGtccttttcagcaatattacagtaatatcatggcaaggcGGATCTCTTTGGCTTTATacattatgcccatgtggggaatcaaacccaggtcttaagCATGAAGAGGAATtgccttaaccaccaggcttCCCCACTTGAAGACAGGTGCAAGTCACTGTTTATATCAATGACATCTTGGCAGGAACTGTATCATTTTCACTCTGTTGCAGGCTCTGCGTAATGACTCATACGACCACTATACTGCAATCTACTACCTTCTACTTGATCGACTGAGACATCATCGCAGCAGTTACCCAACAGATAACAGAATCGACGCTCGCCGCCGCCGCCCCAGCACGATTGCCGAACAAGCCATGATGAGGAGCAAGGCCCACCCAGGGAACATCCATCGTCCGTCACTAGGCAGCGTCAAGCAAGGAGTGTTCAGCAGAACTACAGACTGTGCCAGTCCACCAGTTCAACCCCCGCAGTTGCTGGCCGTTAAGCATCCGACATTAGACCTCGACATTGTCCCCCCGACAAGCATCCCACACTGTTTACATGATGTCCTGCCACCACCTTTCTTGAAAACAATGCAATCTGTGGCGGGACATGTGATCACCACATCTATTGATGAAGGTGTCGAGGTGGACATTTTAGATAGAGACTCTCAGAGTGACTTGCATCATCGACAATCTACAGACGGGAATGTGATGGCCCCAGCGCTTGTGCCCAGCTGTATGTATGGAGATATAAGCAATTTACTCAGCAATAACAGTAGCACGTCTCTCAATGCGGCAGGATCTCTTCAGTCTCCCTTCGCAAGTTTTGATTCCTCCCTGGAGGCTGATGTGAATTCTAGTCTCACGTCTTGTGTTCAGAGTAGTTTCAGTTCATGTGCGTATAATGCATCCAGCCCTATGTATTCTAGTGGAAGTAATTGTAGTAATGGTGCCCATGGCAACCCAAGCCTACTACAGGTGGGCACTCGGTGTAATAGTCCATCGTCCACAAGCGTGGCATCAAATCCCGGTGATACAAACATAAACACGCAGGTGGCTGATGAACCGACTCAAGATCGGAGTCAGACACGATCTCCTGTGAATTTCAGAGAAGGGAGGAGGGCATCTGATGGACTTGTAGCACAAGGAATAATAGCATTCAGACAGCGTTTGCGAGAAAGTATGCGAGCGAAAGGTATGGTGGAGCTGCGGCAGGAGCATCAGCAGCTTCAGAACATGTTTCAGCAACATATCCCGGTGCCTCCCAATCCCAATCCCCATCCCCTGCCCCACCGCAAGCTGTCTGCTCCCCACCACCCGTCCTTCAGACAATGGTCACTTGATGAGCAGCCTGTTCATCCTCCAAGAAGACGTCCCCTGATGAAGCGTATGAGCCTGCCATCAGAGAGTTTCGACATCCAGCCTCATCGCCTCCTGGCTCTGAAGCAGTCCATGCAGGTGGAGCAGCAGATGGACCGTGTGGGCAGCCAGGAAAATGTCCACCCTCATGGTGGGGTTGCTGGAGGCTACGGGGGGATGGAATTCCACATGACCAACAAGCCTCTTCAGCATCAACTGATGCAGCATCGACTGCAGCAGAAACGACAAACGTTTCAGAAACATGGCCAGCTGAGCAATCAATTTCAGCAGCTCCACATAGACCCACAGAACATGCCGGTCATTGACTTTGGACATAGCGGGCCTGGTCCGTCGGGTTTACAGAGCTATCCGTACCCCGAGAATCTCATCTCCCAGCCTCACC
The window above is part of the Haliotis asinina isolate JCU_RB_2024 chromosome 1, JCU_Hal_asi_v2, whole genome shotgun sequence genome. Proteins encoded here:
- the LOC137292336 gene encoding serine/threonine-protein kinase SIK1-like, whose protein sequence is MVMADRAKGQIRVGFYDIERTIGKGNFAVVKLAKHRITKTEVAIKIIDKTQLDEANLKKVYREVQIMKLLSHPHVIKLYQVMETKNMLYLVSEYAPNGEIFDYIAQHGRMSEPEARTKFWQIIAAVEYCHNRRIVHRDLKAENLLLDGNMNIKIADFGFGNFFKAGEQLATWCGSPPYAAPEVFEGKKYLGPQIDIWSLGVVLYVLVCGALPFDGPNLQTLRDRVLSGRFRIPFFMSTECEHLIRRMLVLDPAKRFTMEHIKNHRWMQLDGGQPKQPPPSPIIGYNAKVGEFNEQILRIMQSLGIDQKKTMEALRNDSYDHYTAIYYLLLDRLRHHRSSYPTDNRIDARRRRPSTIAEQAMMRSKAHPGNIHRPSLGSVKQGVFSRTTDCASPPVQPPQLLAVKHPTLDLDIVPPTSIPHCLHDVLPPPFLKTMQSVAGHVITTSIDEGVEVDILDRDSQSDLHHRQSTDGNVMAPALVPSCMYGDISNLLSNNSSTSLNAAGSLQSPFASFDSSLEADVNSSLTSCVQSSFSSCAYNASSPMYSSGSNCSNGAHGNPSLLQVGTRCNSPSSTSVASNPGDTNINTQVADEPTQDRSQTRSPVNFREGRRASDGLVAQGIIAFRQRLRESMRAKGMVELRQEHQQLQNMFQQHIPVPPNPNPHPLPHRKLSAPHHPSFRQWSLDEQPVHPPRRRPLMKRMSLPSESFDIQPHRLLALKQSMQVEQQMDRVGSQENVHPHGGVAGGYGGMEFHMTNKPLQHQLMQHRLQQKRQTFQKHGQLSNQFQQLHIDPQNMPVIDFGHSGPGPSGLQSYPYPENLISQPHQDLVTSTGFSPLPPNPLDNPTPLDVPTPMPQEILTPMISQPNTSQGYSSADSQYLPWTPLKRADAAILAQLEQGSAQKSKESKSPWMRYQENSEQGSHVGHDTAMASTSSEPPVSKGDFDQLFKAMPVPAIHEASEMSFFHTQMNNDDSPIYTSPSSLGASKVIGERVNDGMEHATQAYFGPLTEEHMDLT